The DNA sequence CTCACCAAGCGGATCGCCGACCTCACCGGGCACCTCAAGGTGCACAAGCAGGACCACCACAGCCGTCGTGGTCTGCTGCTGCTGGTCGGCCGGCGCCGCCGGCTGCTCAACTACCTGCAGAAGAAGGACATCAACCGCTACCGGTCGCTCATCGAGCGGCTCGGCCTGCGGCGGTGACGTAGCGGCGCGGCGGCGGTCGTCCGCGACCCCGCCGCGCCGCACCACCACCATTCGACACACCGGGCACCACGACCCCACCCGTCGAAGGGAGCCGGTCAACGTACCGGTCCTCGGTAGTGGCCCCCGGGCCAGCCGGCCATCACGCCGGCTCCCCCGGGCGCTTCGATCGATGACCGGCCGGTTGAGCAGCTCCCCGAGGTCGTGGCCCACGACGCGTAAAGGAGCGCGACCCGACCATGACCGAGCAGCACAATCTCGGCACCCAACGCAGCACCGCCGTGATCGACAACGGAGC is a window from the Solwaraspora sp. WMMD792 genome containing:
- the rpsO gene encoding 30S ribosomal protein S15: MALDQEAKRKIREEYATADADTGSPEVQVAVLTKRIADLTGHLKVHKQDHHSRRGLLLLVGRRRRLLNYLQKKDINRYRSLIERLGLRR